From the genome of Phytohabitans rumicis, one region includes:
- a CDS encoding ABC transporter permease produces the protein MSVNTQPRTRESAVAARSVLDGFRRRPWAFALVLTVALLAGNVVLQPAFLDPSHWPVLLGTLAPLVLVALASTPPILGGGGGIDISVGPLATLVNCVFVVLLIPAGLGSAFASIPILLLIGVVTGLVNGLLVVVGRLQPVIATLTTFFVLSGMSLNLSAVPTAAPRNWTTDLARSVGGVPGGLLTMAAAAVIWLALSRTPYVRTLRAVGGDEVAAFSAGVNVAGIRVAAYVVAGVFAAIAGIALTAVIQSSESSLATTYSLIALAGVSLGGTSFAGGRGGLFGSFLGACSIFLLQEMLSATGVSPNYVQFVYGLLLVIGVILASLLARTRSEAAR, from the coding sequence ATGTCGGTGAACACGCAGCCTCGGACGCGTGAGAGCGCCGTCGCGGCCAGGAGCGTGCTGGACGGCTTCCGACGTCGACCGTGGGCCTTCGCCCTGGTGCTGACTGTCGCTCTGCTCGCGGGCAACGTGGTGCTGCAACCGGCGTTCCTGGATCCATCGCATTGGCCGGTGCTTTTGGGGACCCTCGCGCCGTTGGTGTTGGTGGCGCTGGCGTCCACACCGCCCATCCTGGGTGGCGGCGGCGGAATCGACATCTCTGTCGGCCCGCTGGCGACGTTGGTCAACTGCGTGTTCGTCGTCCTGCTGATCCCGGCAGGCCTCGGTTCCGCTTTTGCGTCCATCCCGATCCTGCTCCTGATCGGGGTGGTCACCGGGCTGGTTAACGGCCTGCTTGTGGTGGTGGGCCGCCTGCAGCCGGTCATCGCCACCCTGACGACCTTCTTCGTCCTGAGCGGCATGTCGCTGAACCTGTCCGCGGTACCGACGGCGGCACCGCGGAATTGGACCACCGACCTGGCACGCAGCGTCGGCGGCGTTCCGGGCGGACTACTCACCATGGCCGCGGCGGCGGTGATCTGGCTGGCCCTGTCCCGGACGCCGTACGTACGGACGCTCCGCGCAGTGGGTGGCGACGAGGTAGCCGCCTTCTCGGCAGGCGTCAACGTCGCGGGGATACGCGTCGCCGCCTACGTCGTCGCAGGCGTCTTCGCCGCCATCGCGGGGATTGCACTCACGGCCGTAATCCAATCCTCGGAGTCGTCGCTTGCCACCACGTACTCACTGATCGCCCTCGCCGGCGTATCGCTCGGCGGCACCTCGTTTGCGGGTGGACGCGGCGGCCTGTTCGGCTCCTTCCTGGGCGCCTGCTCGATCTTCCTACTCCAGGAGATGCTGTCGGCGACTGGCGTCTCACCCAACTACGTGCAATTCGTGTACGGCCTACTCCTCGTCATCGGCGTGATTCTCGCAAGCCTGCTGGCCCGGACCCGATCGGAGGCTGCCCGGTGA
- a CDS encoding ATP-binding cassette domain-containing protein, with the protein MIDHTAAVRGGEPEASTGSRVVATGISKSFGATQALVRADLEVRPGEVHTVMGENGSGKSTLVKILSGVHRPDAGSLLIDGVTATGLRTPAQARVRGISTVFQEVLTVPGSSILENVWLGARRSGASASERRQRASDVLERLLGAPVDVDRPIGSLSLSGRQACCVARSLVADPQVLILDESTSALDVATRDRLFSVVRELTSRGVGVVFISHRMDEVFEISTVVTVLRAGTTVASRLDIGSTSVAQLVQLMAEASEGARGGTDGLPAALCCRCETFG; encoded by the coding sequence ATGATCGACCACACCGCCGCCGTGCGTGGCGGTGAACCCGAGGCGTCGACCGGGTCGCGGGTTGTCGCCACGGGCATCAGCAAGTCCTTCGGTGCGACGCAGGCACTCGTTCGGGCGGACCTCGAGGTTCGCCCGGGCGAGGTGCACACGGTCATGGGCGAGAACGGCAGCGGGAAGAGCACGCTGGTCAAGATCCTCTCCGGGGTGCATCGCCCGGACGCCGGCTCTCTGCTGATCGACGGTGTCACCGCCACCGGCCTGCGCACGCCTGCCCAGGCCCGGGTCCGGGGTATCTCGACGGTCTTCCAGGAGGTCCTCACCGTTCCCGGATCGTCCATTCTCGAAAACGTATGGCTCGGCGCACGCCGTTCCGGTGCAAGCGCCAGCGAGCGGAGACAACGCGCGAGCGACGTGCTAGAGCGGCTCCTCGGCGCCCCCGTAGACGTCGACCGACCGATCGGGAGTCTGTCCCTGTCCGGTCGGCAGGCCTGTTGCGTCGCTCGCTCGTTGGTGGCCGACCCGCAGGTCCTCATCCTGGACGAGTCCACGTCCGCACTCGACGTCGCGACCCGCGACCGTCTCTTCTCGGTCGTCCGGGAGTTGACGTCCCGCGGTGTCGGCGTTGTCTTCATCTCCCACCGGATGGACGAGGTGTTCGAGATCAGCACCGTCGTGACGGTGCTGCGCGCCGGCACGACGGTCGCCTCGCGACTCGACATCGGCAGCACCTCGGTGGCCCAGCTGGTACAGCTCATGGCCGAGGCGAGTGAGGGCGCCCGTGGGGGCACGGACGGACTACCGGCGGCCCTGTGCTGCAGGTGCGAGACGTTCGGCTGA
- a CDS encoding substrate-binding domain-containing protein, with protein MSPSLSRAPRRLGRLHLAALASATAALLLSACSSADSGTPSAGGSEGSLAAAGTCGSVPTVAPKDPQNLVGKLPQNVAAAYNGYTSEVLPSHWTNWKPSHPGPYKVGIVWDPPVNAFQTATLASLKSTLEKSGNVQIVASVAPQSQADVPGHLQLFNQLVASKPDLIIVEPLAPAPYVGAIDAAGKAGIPVVAAWSPVPSAYSVGVGINNWLQAATLASKVAAKMGGKGTVLMVHGIPGVQQDSDAFAGFKAALALCPDIKIAGEVTGNYNSAATKAATLQFLATHPGRIDGVLQSGVMTTGVIQAFQQLGRPVPAIADGGSTEGSIAFAYQNKDTYTQFGTSTPDVHIGRVFAEVALRILRGDGPVLNQMITQPKYITAENLDTVYKPGWQPSSPGDAALPDDTFMTDQELAAFFRVQG; from the coding sequence ATGTCGCCTTCCCTCTCCCGAGCACCGCGTCGGCTCGGACGTCTGCACCTGGCGGCACTCGCATCCGCGACGGCCGCACTCCTCCTCAGCGCGTGCTCCTCGGCCGACTCCGGCACGCCGTCGGCAGGCGGCTCGGAGGGAAGTCTGGCCGCGGCCGGAACCTGTGGCTCGGTCCCGACCGTGGCGCCCAAGGATCCGCAGAATCTCGTCGGCAAACTGCCGCAGAACGTCGCGGCCGCCTACAACGGCTACACGTCTGAGGTTCTCCCGTCGCATTGGACCAACTGGAAGCCGAGTCATCCAGGTCCGTACAAGGTGGGCATCGTCTGGGATCCGCCGGTCAACGCCTTCCAGACGGCTACCCTCGCGTCCTTGAAATCCACCCTTGAGAAGTCCGGCAACGTACAGATCGTTGCCAGCGTCGCACCTCAGTCGCAGGCCGACGTGCCGGGCCACCTGCAGCTGTTCAACCAGCTCGTCGCGAGCAAGCCGGACCTGATCATCGTCGAGCCGCTCGCCCCAGCGCCCTACGTCGGCGCGATCGATGCGGCGGGCAAGGCCGGAATCCCGGTCGTCGCTGCCTGGAGCCCGGTGCCCTCGGCGTACTCGGTCGGCGTCGGCATCAACAACTGGCTTCAGGCGGCCACGCTCGCATCGAAGGTCGCCGCGAAGATGGGTGGCAAGGGAACGGTGCTGATGGTCCACGGGATCCCGGGTGTCCAACAGGACTCAGACGCATTCGCCGGCTTCAAAGCCGCGCTCGCGCTGTGCCCGGACATCAAGATTGCCGGTGAAGTCACCGGCAACTACAACTCGGCCGCCACCAAGGCCGCCACGTTGCAGTTCCTCGCCACCCACCCCGGCCGTATCGACGGAGTCCTCCAGTCGGGTGTCATGACCACCGGCGTCATCCAGGCCTTCCAGCAACTCGGGCGCCCGGTGCCGGCGATCGCCGATGGCGGATCCACCGAGGGCAGCATCGCGTTCGCCTACCAGAACAAGGACACGTACACCCAGTTCGGCACCTCGACACCGGACGTCCACATCGGCCGCGTCTTCGCCGAAGTGGCCCTTCGGATACTCCGTGGCGATGGCCCGGTGCTCAACCAGATGATCACTCAGCCCAAGTACATCACCGCGGAGAACCTCGACACGGTCTACAAGCCCGGTTGGCAGCCCTCGAGCCCAGGTGACGCCGCCCTGCCGGACGACACGTTCATGACCGACCAGGAGCTCGCGGCCTTCTTCAGGGTGCAGGGATGA
- a CDS encoding TetR/AcrR family transcriptional regulator — MAVRSESSREAILRATIDLLGDQPPGPVSLQKLSIEGIARQAGVSKMTIYRWWPSKAAVVIDSFLDNHVAQTPVEDTGSPLETLRQHMASLASVYAGPEGRLVAQLIAECQFDPATLQEFKQRFWQGRREAVTQLIERAMREGDLRSDVEPDEVAEALYAPIYFRLLFQTGPLDAESTERLVDVALAGFGPNAAPRVIGKSKSERPQARPRSARKSA, encoded by the coding sequence ATGGCCGTGCGGAGCGAGTCGAGTCGCGAGGCGATTCTGCGGGCGACCATCGACCTGCTCGGTGACCAACCGCCCGGCCCGGTGTCGCTGCAGAAGTTGTCCATCGAGGGGATCGCCCGGCAGGCCGGCGTCAGCAAGATGACGATCTACCGGTGGTGGCCGAGCAAGGCGGCTGTGGTCATCGACTCGTTCCTCGACAACCATGTGGCGCAGACGCCCGTCGAGGACACAGGTTCGCCGCTTGAGACGCTTCGCCAGCACATGGCGTCGCTGGCCAGCGTGTACGCCGGACCCGAAGGGCGGTTGGTCGCGCAGCTGATCGCCGAGTGCCAGTTCGATCCGGCGACGTTGCAGGAGTTCAAGCAGCGGTTCTGGCAGGGACGACGGGAAGCCGTCACACAGCTCATCGAACGCGCCATGCGCGAAGGGGACCTGCGCAGCGACGTCGAGCCCGACGAGGTCGCCGAGGCGCTGTACGCGCCAATCTATTTCCGTCTGCTGTTCCAGACCGGACCGCTCGACGCCGAGTCCACCGAACGACTCGTCGACGTCGCCTTGGCGGGCTTCGGCCCGAACGCGGCGCCTCGGGTCATCGGCAAGTCGAAGTCCGAGCGCCCGCAAGCTCGGCCCCGCTCCGCACGCAAAAGCGCATAG
- a CDS encoding fumarylacetoacetate hydrolase family protein — MYGHDAEVPYPSYTEFLDYELEIGVVVGGAGRNLTPEEAEDRLFGFTIFNDFSARDLQAAEMGMGMGPQKCKDFAFGIGPWIVTRDELPPLAQLSGSIRVNGELWSSCTADGGIFSPAELIAWVSLGDNLQPGDLIGLGTLGNGSGLEIDRRLSPGDVLELQLDGIGVLRNRIGGRESAGWWPQEKPYPFGATDERKAEAAA; from the coding sequence GTGTACGGCCACGACGCCGAGGTCCCGTACCCCTCCTACACGGAGTTCCTCGACTACGAACTCGAGATCGGAGTGGTCGTCGGAGGAGCCGGCCGCAACCTGACCCCGGAAGAGGCCGAGGACCGCCTGTTCGGGTTCACCATCTTCAACGACTTCTCCGCACGGGACCTGCAGGCGGCGGAGATGGGCATGGGCATGGGTCCACAGAAGTGCAAGGATTTCGCCTTCGGCATCGGGCCGTGGATCGTGACCCGCGACGAGCTGCCGCCGCTGGCGCAGCTGTCCGGTTCCATCCGGGTCAACGGGGAGCTGTGGTCGTCATGCACCGCGGACGGCGGGATCTTCTCGCCGGCCGAGCTCATCGCCTGGGTGTCGCTCGGCGACAACCTGCAGCCCGGAGACCTGATCGGCCTGGGCACCCTCGGCAACGGCTCGGGCCTGGAAATCGACCGCAGGCTCAGCCCGGGCGACGTCCTTGAGCTGCAGCTGGACGGGATCGGCGTCCTCCGCAACCGCATCGGCGGTCGCGAGAGCGCCGGGTGGTGGCCGCAGGAAAAGCCCTATCCATTCGGCGCGACCGACGAGCGGAAAGCGGAGGCGGCGGCGTGA
- a CDS encoding cupin domain-containing protein encodes MSAGDGNVRTGRVRRVVTGIDEQGRSVILSDGEAPNVFRSPTVPGFGAVQVWTTAPGPVRNDGAADAAGADVEIPMYPPLGGTVFRVADFPPDTAYGEVGKDQLFSDIGGEHARDGATHSGDRHFWFHKTDSIDFGVVLEGEIWMLLDEGECLLRAGDVIVQRGTAHSWSNRSGKPCRIAFLLLGALPVAGITADEETFAQWPA; translated from the coding sequence GTGAGCGCCGGTGACGGGAACGTCCGCACCGGGCGCGTCCGGCGGGTGGTGACCGGCATCGACGAGCAGGGCCGCTCGGTCATCCTCAGCGACGGCGAGGCCCCCAACGTGTTCCGGTCCCCGACCGTGCCAGGCTTCGGCGCCGTGCAGGTCTGGACCACCGCACCCGGCCCTGTGCGCAACGACGGCGCCGCCGACGCGGCCGGCGCGGACGTCGAGATCCCCATGTATCCGCCGCTCGGCGGCACGGTCTTCCGTGTCGCAGACTTCCCGCCCGACACCGCCTACGGCGAGGTCGGCAAGGACCAGCTGTTCTCCGACATCGGCGGCGAGCACGCCCGGGATGGCGCCACGCACAGCGGCGATCGTCACTTCTGGTTTCACAAGACCGACTCGATCGACTTCGGGGTCGTCCTCGAGGGTGAGATCTGGATGCTGCTCGACGAGGGCGAGTGCCTGCTCAGGGCGGGCGACGTCATCGTCCAGCGGGGCACCGCCCACTCCTGGTCCAACCGGTCCGGCAAGCCGTGCCGCATCGCGTTTCTGCTGCTCGGCGCCCTACCGGTGGCAGGCATAACCGCGGACGAAGAGACATTCGCGCAATGGCCGGCATGA
- a CDS encoding AMP-binding protein yields the protein MAGMTATGTDELWRPTEERVQSSELIRFARWLRDTGTADDADVAGYVELWRWSTRHPDRFWRALATYVGIDVDTPNDQSVAPTAMPGGRWFPGTTLNYAATALSGDGEAVVAIDEDGARRAFTRVELRRQVGALAGFLRDSGVRHGDRVVAVLPNRFEAVVGLLAAASVGAVWSIVAPEFGAGAIVSRLQQLEPVVLLAAPGYRYSGRMIDRSDVMREVLDQLPTLRHIVWVHRPALTPASAVRSHDWDDVVAVERAWTADAVPFDHPCGCCTPREPRACRRGSSTATAAWSSST from the coding sequence ATGGCCGGCATGACCGCGACCGGCACAGACGAGCTGTGGCGGCCCACCGAGGAGCGCGTCCAGAGCAGTGAGCTGATCCGGTTCGCCCGCTGGCTGCGGGATACCGGAACGGCGGACGACGCCGACGTCGCCGGCTACGTCGAGCTGTGGCGCTGGTCGACCCGGCACCCGGACCGCTTCTGGCGGGCGCTCGCGACGTATGTCGGGATCGACGTCGACACCCCGAACGATCAGTCCGTCGCGCCCACCGCGATGCCCGGCGGCCGCTGGTTTCCGGGTACGACCCTCAACTACGCCGCCACGGCCCTGTCCGGCGACGGCGAGGCCGTCGTCGCGATCGACGAGGACGGCGCACGCCGCGCGTTCACCCGGGTCGAGCTGCGACGGCAGGTTGGCGCGCTGGCCGGCTTCCTCCGCGACAGCGGCGTCCGGCACGGCGACCGGGTCGTCGCGGTACTGCCCAATCGGTTCGAGGCCGTCGTCGGGCTCCTGGCCGCCGCTTCGGTCGGCGCGGTGTGGTCGATCGTCGCGCCGGAGTTCGGCGCGGGAGCGATCGTCTCCCGTCTCCAGCAGCTCGAGCCGGTGGTCCTCCTCGCCGCGCCCGGCTACCGGTACAGCGGCCGGATGATCGACCGCAGCGACGTCATGCGGGAGGTACTCGACCAGCTGCCGACCCTGCGCCACATCGTCTGGGTCCACCGCCCTGCGCTTACGCCGGCGAGCGCGGTCAGGAGCCACGACTGGGACGACGTGGTGGCGGTGGAGCGGGCCTGGACCGCCGACGCGGTGCCGTTCGACCACCCCTGTGGGTGCTGTACTCCTCGGGAACCACGGGCGTGCCGAAGGGGATCGTCCACGGCCACGGCGGCGTGGTCCTCGAGCACCTGA
- a CDS encoding AMP-binding protein has protein sequence MPKGIVHGHGGVVLEHLKTLTLHSDLRPGRKLFVVGSTSWVVWNMLVSGLLRGGTIVLLDGNPAHPDLDRVWRVAADEGVTVLGLGAAYVHASTRAGLTPGRDHDLTALRQVQVTGSPLSPDAYRWIYEAVGDVWLASVSGGTDIASIFLGGAPTEPVRIGRLQPPALGVAADAWDLNGQPVIGQPGELVVTAPMPSMPLYFWNDPDGSRYRDSYFSTWPGVWRHGDLVEFDSDLSSVILGRSDSTLNRHGIRLGPADIYRVVEAVPEVEEALIVGVEEGDGYYMPLFVHLRDGVDPVAATDAIKRAIRSGLSPRYLPDAIIPVSRVPHTRTGKKLEVPVKRLIQGQPLESVVDPGLVDDAAVLAEIRDSARRHHPTVTP, from the coding sequence GTGCCGAAGGGGATCGTCCACGGCCACGGCGGCGTGGTCCTCGAGCACCTGAAGACGCTCACGCTCCACTCCGACCTGCGGCCCGGGCGGAAGCTGTTCGTCGTCGGCAGCACCAGCTGGGTCGTGTGGAACATGCTCGTATCCGGCCTGCTGCGGGGCGGCACCATCGTCCTGCTGGACGGCAACCCGGCCCACCCGGACCTCGACCGGGTGTGGCGGGTCGCCGCGGACGAAGGCGTGACGGTGCTCGGCCTCGGAGCGGCGTACGTCCACGCCAGCACGCGCGCCGGCCTGACTCCCGGACGGGACCACGACCTCACCGCGCTGCGCCAGGTGCAGGTGACCGGATCCCCGCTCTCCCCCGACGCGTACCGGTGGATCTACGAGGCCGTCGGCGACGTGTGGCTGGCCTCGGTCAGCGGAGGGACCGACATCGCGTCGATCTTCCTCGGCGGCGCCCCCACCGAACCCGTGCGCATCGGCCGGCTGCAGCCGCCGGCCCTGGGTGTGGCGGCCGATGCCTGGGACCTCAACGGGCAGCCGGTGATCGGCCAGCCCGGCGAACTGGTGGTCACCGCCCCGATGCCCTCGATGCCGCTGTACTTCTGGAACGACCCCGACGGCTCCCGGTACCGCGACAGCTACTTCTCGACCTGGCCGGGCGTGTGGCGGCACGGCGACCTCGTCGAGTTCGACAGCGACCTCAGTTCGGTGATCCTGGGCCGGTCGGACTCCACGTTGAACCGCCACGGGATCCGCCTCGGCCCTGCCGACATCTACCGGGTCGTCGAGGCCGTACCCGAGGTCGAGGAGGCCTTGATCGTTGGGGTGGAGGAGGGCGACGGCTACTACATGCCGCTGTTCGTGCACTTGCGGGACGGCGTGGACCCGGTCGCGGCGACCGACGCCATCAAGAGAGCAATCCGGTCGGGGCTTTCGCCTCGGTACCTGCCCGACGCCATCATCCCGGTGTCCCGGGTGCCGCACACCCGCACAGGCAAGAAGCTCGAGGTGCCTGTGAAGCGACTGATTCAGGGCCAGCCGCTCGAGTCCGTCGTCGACCCCGGCCTGGTCGACGACGCCGCGGTCCTCGCCGAGATCCGCGATTCGGCTCGGCGGCACCACCCCACGGTGACGCCATGA
- a CDS encoding hotdog fold thioesterase, whose translation MSSIVRPVQQMLAADRTLSGLGIEVRSAEGGTAVATMTVHPNAANGHGIAHGGLIYALADTAFACAANSQAPGSATASATIVYFSPARVGETLTAEAQTRHTTKRQSLIDVTVRCGDRVVAEYRGRSARLGPVPAETKDPEDGA comes from the coding sequence ATGAGCTCCATCGTCCGGCCCGTTCAGCAGATGCTGGCGGCCGACCGCACCCTGTCTGGCCTCGGCATCGAGGTCCGCTCCGCCGAGGGTGGCACGGCCGTCGCCACCATGACCGTCCACCCGAACGCCGCCAACGGCCACGGCATCGCGCACGGAGGACTCATCTACGCGCTGGCCGACACCGCCTTCGCCTGTGCAGCCAACAGCCAGGCTCCCGGCTCGGCGACCGCCTCGGCGACCATCGTGTACTTCAGCCCGGCCCGCGTGGGCGAGACCTTGACCGCGGAGGCGCAGACCAGGCACACCACCAAGCGTCAGAGTTTGATCGACGTGACCGTGCGCTGCGGCGATCGTGTGGTCGCCGAGTACCGGGGCCGCAGCGCCCGCCTCGGACCGGTGCCCGCGGAGACCAAGGACCCCGAGGACGGCGCATGA
- a CDS encoding fumarylacetoacetate hydrolase family protein produces the protein MFKLGTFDAGHGPFPGLVIDDTVHDTRDVLPHPTSRALLDNWAATLPALESSAAAPSSAGQPLANLRVLPPVTPPGQIFAAGANYREHVVQMAVAHKLGAPGATEEELAEQAARDIDERQARGEPYVWCGVPSAVTGAYDDVVLPAVGTDHDWEVELGVVIGRRASNVPVAEALDYVAGYTICNDLTTRSLVPRDDIPMMGTDWMRAKNFPTFFPTGPWLVPASFVPDPLNLGITLRLNGTTMQKSNSGDMIFGPAQLISYISRHAILQPGDMVLTGSPPGNGSHWGRYLQPGDVMECEIDGLGVQRTRCVGGQRLIRRTRT, from the coding sequence ATGTTCAAACTCGGCACGTTTGACGCCGGGCACGGCCCATTCCCGGGACTGGTGATCGACGATACCGTTCACGACACCCGCGATGTCCTGCCCCACCCCACCAGCCGTGCCCTGCTCGACAACTGGGCGGCGACGCTGCCGGCTCTTGAATCGAGCGCGGCCGCACCAAGCAGCGCCGGGCAGCCGCTCGCCAACCTCCGGGTGCTGCCGCCGGTGACCCCTCCGGGCCAGATCTTCGCCGCCGGCGCCAACTACCGCGAGCACGTGGTCCAGATGGCCGTGGCGCACAAGCTGGGCGCGCCCGGGGCCACCGAGGAAGAGCTGGCCGAGCAGGCGGCCCGCGACATCGACGAACGCCAGGCCCGCGGCGAGCCGTACGTGTGGTGCGGTGTCCCATCCGCGGTCACCGGCGCCTACGACGACGTCGTCCTGCCCGCCGTCGGCACCGACCACGACTGGGAGGTTGAGCTCGGTGTCGTCATCGGGCGCCGAGCCAGCAACGTACCGGTGGCCGAAGCGCTGGACTACGTGGCCGGCTACACGATTTGCAATGACCTGACCACACGCAGCCTCGTGCCGCGGGACGACATTCCGATGATGGGCACCGACTGGATGCGCGCGAAGAACTTTCCGACGTTCTTCCCCACCGGGCCATGGCTGGTGCCCGCGAGCTTCGTCCCGGATCCGCTCAACCTCGGCATCACGCTCAGGCTCAACGGCACCACCATGCAGAAGAGCAACAGCGGGGACATGATCTTTGGGCCGGCACAGCTGATTTCCTACATCTCCCGGCACGCGATCCTGCAGCCTGGCGACATGGTCCTGACCGGCTCTCCGCCCGGCAACGGCTCGCACTGGGGCCGCTACCTGCAGCCGGGCGACGTCATGGAATGCGAGATCGACGGGCTCGGTGTTCAGCGCACGCGGTGCGTTGGGGGCCAGCGGCTGATTCGGAGGACCCGGACATGA
- a CDS encoding ornithine cyclodeaminase family protein, with amino-acid sequence MTLLLDDATVQSVFDWKLAIDAVRNAYAAADDDARYPTRVIARGGSNWLRTLSGVPGDGGLMGAKTIAGAMSVREFTYLISLFDQASAELVALLDGNSITGYRTAATSALAADMLVAPGPLTVSMLGSGFEAKKHVQALAAVRELNSVQVFSPRPESRERFARDLDDLETAIIPANSPAKAVAGTSLVICAARSYDETPILLGRWLEPGMTVVSIGSTVTEQREVDPEVIARADVIIADVLHEVLNDSGDLIAAREEGVDPNRIASLADLVGGHAPGRTNTEQIVIYKSVGSAVQDLAVAAMCVRRARESGLGATLPIRIQPVRK; translated from the coding sequence ATGACACTCCTGCTCGACGACGCCACCGTCCAGTCGGTGTTCGACTGGAAACTCGCCATCGACGCGGTGCGGAACGCCTACGCGGCGGCCGACGATGACGCCCGCTATCCCACCCGGGTCATCGCGCGGGGCGGCAGCAACTGGCTGCGCACGCTCAGCGGCGTTCCGGGCGACGGGGGGCTGATGGGGGCGAAGACCATCGCCGGCGCGATGAGCGTGCGCGAGTTCACTTACCTGATCTCACTGTTCGACCAGGCATCGGCTGAACTCGTGGCGCTCCTCGACGGAAACTCGATCACGGGGTACCGCACCGCCGCCACGTCGGCGCTGGCAGCCGACATGCTGGTGGCGCCCGGCCCGCTGACGGTCTCGATGCTCGGCTCAGGCTTCGAGGCCAAGAAGCACGTCCAGGCCCTCGCCGCGGTACGTGAGCTGAACTCGGTGCAAGTGTTCAGCCCGCGACCAGAGAGCCGGGAACGCTTCGCCCGAGACCTCGACGACCTGGAAACGGCGATCATCCCGGCGAACTCGCCCGCGAAAGCAGTAGCGGGCACCTCGTTGGTGATCTGCGCGGCACGTTCCTACGACGAGACCCCGATCCTGCTCGGCCGGTGGCTCGAGCCGGGCATGACCGTCGTCTCGATCGGCTCGACCGTCACGGAGCAGCGCGAGGTCGACCCCGAGGTGATCGCCCGCGCCGACGTGATCATCGCCGACGTCCTCCACGAGGTGCTCAACGACAGCGGCGACCTGATCGCGGCGCGAGAGGAAGGGGTCGACCCGAACCGGATCGCCTCCTTGGCCGACCTCGTCGGCGGACACGCGCCCGGCCGTACGAACACGGAGCAGATCGTCATATACAAGTCCGTCGGCTCGGCGGTCCAGGACCTCGCCGTTGCCGCGATGTGCGTGCGTAGAGCTCGGGAATCCGGACTCGGCGCGACGCTGCCCATCCGCATCCAGCCGGTCCGGAAGTGA
- a CDS encoding dihydrodipicolinate synthase family protein, with protein MSAYSRAEAREWAREKLVGAVNCTIPSFTNDLRGMNERAIRHDIRLAKKHGFIGTLGVSEVSISLPEYLEFLRICKEEAGEDFYVVHHASWNDLEQNLEAVRGAEEAGADLVLLAYPPNFYPESEPEVYGYTKAVCDATSLGIILFPMTIWNFSARIHPSDIPTRLIRRLIDDIPNVAVIKAEGGYPNIQSAVECNRLFGNEVVISVPIEGDLIPLSQVMPIQLSATSDHEFYGPMIPRVMRLLRDGKFDDATEIYWQLHPARKVKAALFPGLHGGSVLNRQAWKFQGWLQGYNGGPLRQPTMRLQDNQMAALRKCLVDARLEPSMDPFREFFIGRNPA; from the coding sequence ATGTCCGCGTATAGCCGCGCCGAGGCCCGTGAGTGGGCGCGCGAGAAGCTCGTCGGGGCCGTTAACTGCACCATCCCCTCGTTCACCAACGACCTGCGGGGCATGAACGAGAGGGCCATCCGCCACGACATCCGCCTCGCCAAAAAGCACGGCTTCATCGGCACCCTCGGCGTGTCGGAGGTCAGCATCAGCCTGCCCGAGTACCTGGAGTTCCTACGGATCTGCAAGGAGGAGGCGGGTGAGGACTTCTACGTCGTCCATCACGCGAGCTGGAACGACCTGGAGCAGAACCTCGAAGCGGTCCGTGGCGCCGAGGAGGCGGGGGCGGACCTGGTGTTGCTCGCCTATCCGCCGAACTTCTACCCGGAGTCCGAGCCGGAGGTCTACGGGTACACGAAGGCCGTCTGCGACGCAACGAGCCTCGGGATCATCCTCTTCCCGATGACGATCTGGAACTTCAGTGCTCGCATCCACCCCTCCGACATCCCGACCCGGCTGATCCGTCGACTGATCGACGACATACCCAACGTCGCGGTCATCAAGGCCGAAGGCGGCTACCCCAATATCCAGAGCGCCGTGGAATGCAACCGGCTCTTCGGGAACGAGGTCGTCATCTCGGTGCCGATCGAGGGCGACCTGATTCCGTTGTCGCAGGTGATGCCCATCCAGCTCTCGGCTACCAGCGACCACGAGTTCTACGGCCCGATGATCCCGCGCGTCATGCGGTTGCTCCGGGACGGAAAGTTCGACGACGCGACCGAGATCTACTGGCAGCTGCACCCGGCCCGCAAGGTCAAGGCCGCCCTCTTCCCGGGGCTGCACGGCGGGTCCGTCCTCAACCGCCAGGCATGGAAGTTCCAGGGCTGGCTCCAGGGGTACAACGGCGGCCCGCTCCGTCAACCAACCATGCGCCTGCAGGACAACCAGATGGCCGCGCTGCGCAAGTGCCTCGTCGACGCCCGGCTCGAGCCGAGCATGGACCCTTTCCGCGAGTTCTTCATCGGTCGCAATCCGGCGTGA